A part of Arachis hypogaea cultivar Tifrunner chromosome 12, arahy.Tifrunner.gnm2.J5K5, whole genome shotgun sequence genomic DNA contains:
- the LOC112728631 gene encoding transcription factor MYB102 isoform X1 gives MGRTPCCEKNGLKKGPWTPEEDQKLVDYIHKHGYGNWRTLPKNAGMYIYLHTLLNLFFNLLTYTYIGLQRCGKSCRLRWTNYLRPDIKRGRFSLEEEETIIHLHSILGNKWSAIASRLPGRTDNEIKNYWNTHIRKRLLRMGIDPVTHSPRLDLLDLSSLFGSSISHINNNMQHHLNPELLKLATSLFSHTNSLDNSHNQIISSDVSLSFPQANFLESNNNVDSAYPSNLMNTSDYWHADNNNIGIASTSSPCYVTDQLPTSYYYNNNSNNYYCHHASLVDPPMSETSTFHSNNSSSNTYVNGNNSSTEDERESYVSTNNSVLRFEIPDMLDVNAFV, from the exons ATGGGAAGAACACCTTGCTGTGAGAAGAATGGGCTGAAGAAGGGGCCATGGACGCCAGAGGAGGATCAGAAGCTCGTTGATTACATTCACAAACATGGCTACGGCAATTGGAGAACGCTCCCTAAGAATGCCGGTATGTATATATACTTGCACACTTTGTTAAATCTGTTTTTTAATTTGTTGACTTATACATATATAGGGTTGCAAAGATGCGGAAAGAGTTGCCGTCTGCGGTGGACAAACTATCTCCGGCCAGATATAAAGCGCGGTCGATTCTCCTTGGAAGAGGAGGAGACCATAATACACCTTCACAGCATTCTTGGAAACAA GTGGTCTGCAATAGCGTCGCGGCTGCCAGGGAGGACAGACAACGAAATAAAGAATTATTGGAATACACACATTAGGAAGAGGCTACTGAGGATGGGAATCGATCCTGTGACACACAGTCCACGCCTAGACCTTCTTGATCTCTCATCTCTCTTTGGTTCATCAATATCACACATCAACAATAACATGCAACACCATCTTAACCCTGAGCTTCTCAAATTGGCCACGTCACTCTTCTCTCATACTAATTCTCTTGACAACAGCCACAACCAAATCATCAGTAGTGATGTTTCCTTGTCTTTCCCTCAAGCAAACTTTCTAGAATCCAATAATAATGTGGACTCAGCATACCCATCAAATCTAATGAATACTAGTGATTATTGGCACGccgataataataatattggaaTTGCTTCAACTTCTAGCCCTTGTTATGTGACTGACCAATTACCAACAAGTTATTATTATAACAATAATAGTAACAACTACTACTGTCATCATGCAAGTCTTGTGGACCCACCTATGTCTGAAACGTCAACCTTCCATTCCAATAATAGCAGCAGTAATACTTATGTCAATGGAAACAACAGTAGCACCGAGGATGAGAGAGAAAGCTATGTCAGCACCAATAACAGCGTCTTGAGATTTGAAATCCCAGATATGTTGGATGTCAATGCATTCGTGTAA
- the LOC112728629 gene encoding vesicle-associated protein 4-2 — MAVAEPKPHSEPKVWNFFKRPFRHSSATSGAMPPNTSTTTSSHHGYHHHTNPTSHNPPLDGSSSNHASSSVSSVARSFLPTRRRLKLDPSNKLFFPYEPGKQVRSAIRIKNTSKSYVAFKFQTTAPKSCFMRPPGAILAPGESIIATVFKFVEQPENNEKPEKTGLKFKIMSLKVKGSIDYVPELFDEQKEQVAVEQILRVVFLDPERPTSALEKLNRQLSEADAALEARKKPAEDAGPKIIGEGLVIDEWKERRERYLAKQQGDVVVDSV, encoded by the exons ATGGCCGTAGCTGAACCCAAGCCTCACTCGGAACCTAAGGTCTGGAACTTCTTCAAGCGTCCGTTTCGCCATTCCTCAGCTACCTCCGGCGCCATGCCTCCCAATACCTCCACCACGACGTCGTCTCATCACGGCTACCACCACCACACCAACCCTACCTCACACAATCCTCCGCTCGATGGCTCCTCCTCCAACCACGCCTCTAGTTCCGTCTCTTCTGTAGCAAGGTCGTTCCTCCCAACACGACGTCGTCTCAAGCTTGACCCTTCCAACAAGCTCTTTTTCCCTT ATGAGCCAGGCAAACAGGTTAGGAGTGCTATCAGGATTAAAAACACCAGTAAATCCTATGTAGCTTTCAAG TTTCAAACGACTGCACCTAAAAGCTGTTTCATGCGTCCACCTGGGGCTATCCTCGCACCGGGTGAGAGTATCATAGCAACTG TGTTCAAGTTTGTAGAGCAACCAGAAAACAATGAAAAGCCAGAAAAAACTGGACTCAAATTTAAAATCATGAGCTTGAAGGTCAAAGGATCAATTGATTACGTCCCCGAGCTG TTTGATGAGCAGAAAGAACAAGTAGCAGTGGAGCAGATTTTGCGGGTTGTTTTTCTAGATCCAGAGCGTCCCACCTCG GCTTTGGAAAAACTGAACCGTCAGCTGTCTGAGGCTGATGCTGCACTTGAGGCACGCAAGAAACCTGCAGAAGATGCAGGTCCTAAGATCATTGGAGAAGGGCTAGTCATAGATGAATGG AAAGAAAGGAGGGAAAGATACCTTGCAAAGCAGCAGGGCGACGTGGTAGTAGACTCTGTATAG
- the LOC112730684 gene encoding protein MAIN-LIKE 1-like, whose amino-acid sequence MEQQLLGYEDTLYILDRTEHIAGRFDRVVQFVHYCTSDLAHQAEFVTQPLEQIRPYLRRGGFEYMACIVEFEHDLPLASTLIERWRPEPHTFQLSCRKMTITLQDVAYQLELKIDSDPVSGCICGWEQQHQGRTIEELHQQLLGAISGPDDRQSQIRWTVKLTWFHNTVCGELEQDATVERLLRYTRRYIMKLIGGILFPDASDSRVHIRWLPLLEDLEMCGGLSWGLTVLAWLYCQMCCATEHRQCNLGGCINLLLSWAYHHIPLLRPDGFDTCRFLLVERWVHYLPDNAKGEGRLRNYISTLNGIGMLNTPYADLQLIGLVPLMIAEAEASAAVVCPLLCFAIVEWHQVDRVVHQFGSLQHILTKPLNIDKMHKLNGWFGRDEWFLQLLGGWHELWNARADHRLHIHHHIDLRPSLPYMVSAVGAHGVVRSG is encoded by the exons ATGGAGCAGCAGTTATTGGGCTACGAGGATACGCTGTACATATTGGATCGGACTGAGCACATTGCTGGCAGATTTGATCGAGTGGTACAATTTGTtcattatt GCACCTCGGATCTTGCGCACCAGGCGGAATTTGTGACACAGCCGCTGGAGCAGATTAGGCCATATCTCAGACGAGGTGGGTTTGAGTATATGGCCTGTATAGTTGAGTTCGAGCACGACTTGCCACTTGCCTCGACGTTGATAGAGAGGTGGAGGCCTGAGCCCCACACATTTCAATTATCATGCAGGAAGATGACAATCACCCTGCAGGACGTGGCCTATCAGCTGGAACTCAAGATCGACAGTGATCCTGTGAGTGGATGCATATGTGGTTGGGAGCAGCAACATCAGGGACGGACCATTGAGGAGTTACATCAGCAGCTTCTGGGTGCTATTTCCGGCCCAGATGACAGACAGTCACAGATCAGGTGGACTGTGAAGCTCACTTGGTTCCACAACACAGTATGCGGAGAGCTGGAGCAGGACGCCACAGTGGAGCGCCTGTTGAGGTATACGAGACGGTACATCATGAAGTTGATAGGGGGTATCCTATTCCCAGATGCATCTGACTCTCGGGTGCACATCAGGTGGCTCCCCCTATTAGAGGACCTTGAGATGTGTGGCGGGTTATCGTGGGGCTTGACTGTGCTGGCATGGCTGTACTGCCAGATGTGCTGTGCCACGGAGCATCGTCAGTGCAATTTGGGTGGGTGCATCAACTTGCTGCTGTCTTGGGCCTATCATCATATTCCGCTGCTACGGCCCGATGGCTTTGATACTTGTCGGTTTTTGCTAGTCGAGAG GTGGGTTCATTACCTCCCGGACAATGCCAAAGGCGAAGGCAGGCTTAGGAATTATATAAGTACCCTGAACGGGATTGGGATGCTGAAT ACACCGTATGCTGATCTACAGCTGATTGGCCTAGTTCCACTGATGATAGCTGAGGCTGAAGCCTCGGCGGCGGTTGTCTGCCCGCTGCTTTGCTTTGCTATTGTAGAGTGGCATCAAGTGGATAGGGTGGTACATCAGTTCGGTAGCCTACAGCACATTCTAACCAAACCATTGAACATTGACAAGATGCACAAGTTGAATGGTTGGTTCGGGCGAGACGAGTGGTTCCTGCAGCTGCTTGGTGGCTGGCATGAGTTGTGGAATGCTCGGGCTGACCATCGTCTACATATACACCATCATATAGACCTGCGTCCTTCCCTTCCATATATGGTATCTGCAGTAGGCGCACACGGAGTTGTTCGGTCAGGATGA
- the LOC112728631 gene encoding transcription factor MYB102 isoform X2, which translates to MGRTPCCEKNGLKKGPWTPEEDQKLVDYIHKHGYGNWRTLPKNAGLQRCGKSCRLRWTNYLRPDIKRGRFSLEEEETIIHLHSILGNKWSAIASRLPGRTDNEIKNYWNTHIRKRLLRMGIDPVTHSPRLDLLDLSSLFGSSISHINNNMQHHLNPELLKLATSLFSHTNSLDNSHNQIISSDVSLSFPQANFLESNNNVDSAYPSNLMNTSDYWHADNNNIGIASTSSPCYVTDQLPTSYYYNNNSNNYYCHHASLVDPPMSETSTFHSNNSSSNTYVNGNNSSTEDERESYVSTNNSVLRFEIPDMLDVNAFV; encoded by the exons ATGGGAAGAACACCTTGCTGTGAGAAGAATGGGCTGAAGAAGGGGCCATGGACGCCAGAGGAGGATCAGAAGCTCGTTGATTACATTCACAAACATGGCTACGGCAATTGGAGAACGCTCCCTAAGAATGCCG GGTTGCAAAGATGCGGAAAGAGTTGCCGTCTGCGGTGGACAAACTATCTCCGGCCAGATATAAAGCGCGGTCGATTCTCCTTGGAAGAGGAGGAGACCATAATACACCTTCACAGCATTCTTGGAAACAA GTGGTCTGCAATAGCGTCGCGGCTGCCAGGGAGGACAGACAACGAAATAAAGAATTATTGGAATACACACATTAGGAAGAGGCTACTGAGGATGGGAATCGATCCTGTGACACACAGTCCACGCCTAGACCTTCTTGATCTCTCATCTCTCTTTGGTTCATCAATATCACACATCAACAATAACATGCAACACCATCTTAACCCTGAGCTTCTCAAATTGGCCACGTCACTCTTCTCTCATACTAATTCTCTTGACAACAGCCACAACCAAATCATCAGTAGTGATGTTTCCTTGTCTTTCCCTCAAGCAAACTTTCTAGAATCCAATAATAATGTGGACTCAGCATACCCATCAAATCTAATGAATACTAGTGATTATTGGCACGccgataataataatattggaaTTGCTTCAACTTCTAGCCCTTGTTATGTGACTGACCAATTACCAACAAGTTATTATTATAACAATAATAGTAACAACTACTACTGTCATCATGCAAGTCTTGTGGACCCACCTATGTCTGAAACGTCAACCTTCCATTCCAATAATAGCAGCAGTAATACTTATGTCAATGGAAACAACAGTAGCACCGAGGATGAGAGAGAAAGCTATGTCAGCACCAATAACAGCGTCTTGAGATTTGAAATCCCAGATATGTTGGATGTCAATGCATTCGTGTAA